In the genome of Physeter macrocephalus isolate SW-GA chromosome 20, ASM283717v5, whole genome shotgun sequence, one region contains:
- the ASB5 gene encoding ankyrin repeat and SOCS box protein 5 isoform X2: protein MSWIYLNSGWLEVPWGDGDLGSWADRSPLHEAASQGRLLALRTLLSQGYKVNAVTIDHVTPLHEACLGDHVACTRTLLQAGANVNAITIDGVTPLFNACSQGSPSCTELLLEHGAKAQLESCLPSPTHEAASKGHHECLEILISWGIDVDQDIPHLGTPLYVASMSQQFHCIRKLLYAGADVQKGKYWDTPLHAAARQSCTEIVNLLLEFGADINAKNTELLRPVDVATSSSLVERLLLQHEATPSSLCQLCRLCIRNCIGRPRLHLIPQLQLPTLLQNFLQYR, encoded by the exons ATGAGTTGGATTTACCTCAACAGTGGCTGGCTTGAAGTGCCGTGGGGAGATGGCGATTTAG GTTCCTGGGCAGATCGGTCACCACTTCATGAAGCAGCAAGTCAAGGGCGTCTTCTTGCTCTGAGAACCTTATTATCGCAG GGCTATAAAGTCAATGCAGTAACCATAGACCACGTCACCCCGTTACACGAAGCCTGCCTTGGAGATCACGTGGCCTGTACCAGGACACTTCTGCAAGCTGGAGCCAAC GTAAATGCGATCACCATAGACGGCGTGACCCCGTTATTCAATGCGTGCTCACAAGGCAGCCCCAGCTGCACAGAACTGCTTCTGGAACACGGTGCCAAAGCCCAGCTGGAGTCCTGTCTTCCTTCCCCTACGCACGAGGCCGCCAGCAAAG GTCACCATGAATGTCTGGAAATCCTGATATCCTGGGGCATAGATGTTGATCAAGACATTCCTCATCTGGGAACCCCTCTGTATGTAGCTTCTATGTCTCAGCAGTTCCACTGCATCCGGAAGCTTCTTTACGCTG GCGCTGACGTACAAAAAGGCAAGTATTGGGACACCCCATTACACGCCGCTGCCCGACAGTCCTGTACAGAAATTGTAAACTTACTGCTAGAATTTGGAGCGGACATCAATGCCAAGAACACAGAGCTTCTGAGACCTGTCGACGTAGCGACCTCCAGCAGTTTGGTGGAAAGATTACTGCTTCAGCATGAAG CTACCCCAAGCTCTCTGTGCCAACTTTGCAGACTCTGTATCAGAAACTGCATTGGAAGACCAAGATTACACCTTATCCCACAGCTCCAGCTACCAACATTATTGCAGAATTTCTTACAGTATCGATAA